One region of Intestinimonas massiliensis (ex Afouda et al. 2020) genomic DNA includes:
- the recN gene encoding DNA repair protein RecN has product MLSLLHIENIAVIESADIPFGSGFNALTGETGAGKSIVVDAIGAIIGERTSRDLIRTGARSAFVSAEFTGLPDLAWFRENGAGPDAEGVLLLQREIQADGKNLCRLNGRPLTVSQLRELGRQLLNIHGQHDGQQLLDPACHLDYLDRFGGLEPALAAFRAAYDAVNAIQREMTALQMDEAEKSRRIDSLQYQIGELERADLKEGEDETLNARRNVLRNAGRLIEAVEGACQALTGDDEREGAVALIMEAEQSLASASAISEEVADLRGKAAELRYAADDLAELVRDLRDRFDVAPGELDQVEGRLDVIYRLRKKYGDTVSDMLSYLEHCRRELDEMRFSSDTLARLEKKLSSSLKTAREKGKLLSTSRQEAARALEERIQRELRQLDMPKVQFQVDFAPKAGEHGMDATGMDEVQFLMSANVGEALKPIQKIASGGELARIMLALKNVLAENDDVTTLVFDEVDTGVSGRAAQKVAEKMADVARTKQVLCVTHLPQIAAMADTHFSVEKGERDGRTYTAVERLTPERRREELARLTGGARITPAMLAGAGELLAAAQAYKRGV; this is encoded by the coding sequence GTGCTTTCCCTGCTCCACATTGAGAATATTGCGGTGATCGAGTCGGCAGACATTCCGTTCGGCTCTGGTTTCAACGCCCTGACGGGTGAGACGGGCGCCGGCAAGTCCATCGTGGTGGATGCCATTGGCGCCATCATCGGCGAGCGGACCTCCCGGGATCTGATCCGCACCGGAGCTAGGTCGGCTTTTGTCAGCGCGGAGTTTACCGGCCTGCCTGACCTGGCTTGGTTTCGGGAAAACGGAGCCGGGCCGGACGCGGAGGGCGTCCTGCTCCTCCAGCGGGAGATCCAGGCGGACGGGAAGAACCTTTGCCGCCTGAACGGGCGCCCGCTGACGGTCTCCCAGCTCCGGGAGCTGGGCCGACAGCTTTTGAACATCCATGGTCAGCACGATGGACAGCAGCTTTTGGACCCGGCCTGTCATCTGGACTATCTGGACCGCTTTGGGGGACTGGAGCCGGCTCTGGCGGCGTTTCGGGCGGCCTATGACGCTGTGAACGCTATCCAGCGGGAGATGACGGCCCTTCAGATGGATGAGGCGGAGAAATCCCGCCGGATTGACAGCCTCCAATACCAGATCGGCGAGTTGGAGCGGGCCGATTTGAAGGAGGGCGAGGATGAGACCCTGAACGCCAGGCGGAACGTACTGCGCAACGCGGGCAGGCTCATCGAAGCGGTGGAGGGGGCCTGCCAGGCTCTGACCGGCGACGATGAACGGGAGGGAGCCGTGGCCCTCATCATGGAAGCGGAGCAATCGCTGGCCTCTGCGTCGGCCATCAGCGAGGAGGTGGCGGATCTGCGGGGAAAGGCGGCTGAGCTGCGCTATGCCGCCGACGATCTGGCCGAGCTGGTCCGGGACCTGCGGGACCGCTTTGATGTCGCGCCCGGCGAGCTGGACCAGGTGGAAGGCCGCCTGGACGTAATCTACCGGCTGCGGAAGAAATACGGAGATACGGTGTCCGACATGCTCTCTTACCTGGAGCATTGCCGCAGGGAGCTGGATGAGATGCGGTTTTCCAGCGATACCCTGGCTCGCCTGGAGAAAAAGCTGTCCAGTTCTCTGAAAACAGCGAGGGAGAAAGGGAAACTGCTTTCCACGTCCAGGCAGGAGGCGGCCCGGGCTCTGGAGGAGCGCATCCAGAGAGAGCTGCGGCAGTTGGATATGCCAAAGGTCCAGTTTCAAGTGGATTTTGCGCCCAAGGCCGGGGAGCACGGCATGGACGCCACCGGAATGGACGAGGTGCAATTCTTGATGTCGGCCAACGTGGGGGAGGCGCTTAAGCCCATCCAGAAGATCGCCTCCGGCGGCGAGCTGGCCCGCATCATGCTGGCGCTGAAAAATGTATTGGCGGAAAACGATGATGTAACTACGCTGGTCTTTGACGAGGTGGACACCGGAGTCAGCGGTCGGGCCGCGCAGAAGGTGGCTGAGAAGATGGCCGACGTGGCCCGGACCAAACAGGTGCTGTGCGTCACTCATCTGCCTCAGATTGCCGCCATGGCGGACACCCACTTCTCCGTGGAGAAGGGAGAGCGGGACGGCAGGACCTATACGGCGGTGGAGCGGCTCACGCCGGAACGGCGGCGGGAGGAATTGGCGCGCCTCACAGGCGGGGCCCGCATCACGCCCGCCATGCTGGCCGGGGCCGGAGAGCTGCTGGCGGCGGCCCAGGCGTACAAAAGAGGGGTATAA
- a CDS encoding arginine repressor yields the protein MKSKRQAEILRIIEEVDVETQDQLLAELKARGVSSTQATISRDIKELHLIKELTSYGTYKYVVSGRKTSLNFAGRLRTIFKEGVTSFDRAQNIVVLKTMPGLASAACAAIDGMEISGLVGSLAGDDTALLIMRDNEKAASFCEEIHTMLN from the coding sequence GTGAAATCCAAACGGCAGGCGGAGATTTTGCGCATCATAGAGGAAGTGGACGTGGAGACGCAGGACCAGCTTCTCGCGGAACTCAAGGCAAGAGGGGTAAGCTCGACCCAGGCCACCATTTCCCGGGACATCAAGGAACTGCATCTGATCAAGGAGCTCACCAGCTACGGCACCTACAAGTATGTGGTGTCCGGCCGCAAGACCTCGTTGAATTTTGCCGGACGGCTGCGGACCATTTTCAAGGAGGGAGTCACCTCCTTTGACCGCGCGCAGAATATCGTGGTTCTCAAGACGATGCCCGGCTTGGCCTCCGCAGCCTGCGCGGCCATTGACGGCATGGAGATCAGCGGTCTGGTGGGCAGTCTGGCGGGAGACGATACCGCCTTGCTGATCATGCGGGACAACGAAAAAGCGGCGTCCTTCTGCGAAGAGATCCACACCATGCTGAATTGA
- the tyrS gene encoding tyrosine--tRNA ligase: protein MTIYDELKARGLIAQVTDEEEIKELINNGKATFYIGFDPTADSLHVGHFMALCLMKRLQQAGNRPIALVGGGTGMIGDPSGRTDMRTMMTPETIQHNCDCFKKQMSKFIDFSEGKALMLNNADWLMKLNYVELLREVGACFSVNNMLRAECYKQRMEKGLSFLEFNYMIMQSYDFYHMFQTVGCNMQCGGDDQWSNMLGGTELIRRKLGKDAYAMTITLLLTSEGKKMGKTQSGAVWLDPEKTTPYDFYQYWRNVGDADVLKCLRMLTFLPLEQIDEMDHWQGEQLNRAKEILAFELTKLVHSEAEAQKAQDAARALFADGGDKAHMPTTTLTAGDFTEGGIGALDLMVKCGLAASKGEARRLVQQGGLTVNGEKVSDPSAVFAVEQFSGDGLMLKKGKKVFHRAVAE, encoded by the coding sequence ATGACCATTTACGACGAATTAAAGGCCCGTGGGCTCATTGCACAGGTGACCGACGAAGAAGAGATCAAGGAGCTCATCAACAACGGAAAGGCCACTTTTTATATCGGCTTTGATCCCACAGCGGATTCCCTCCATGTGGGGCATTTTATGGCGCTGTGCCTGATGAAACGGCTCCAGCAGGCGGGCAATCGTCCCATCGCTTTGGTGGGTGGCGGAACGGGTATGATCGGAGATCCCTCCGGACGCACCGATATGCGTACCATGATGACACCCGAGACCATTCAGCACAACTGTGACTGCTTCAAAAAGCAGATGAGCAAGTTTATTGACTTCTCTGAGGGCAAGGCCCTGATGCTCAATAATGCCGACTGGCTGATGAAGCTCAATTATGTGGAGCTGCTCCGGGAGGTGGGGGCCTGTTTCTCCGTCAACAACATGCTGCGGGCCGAGTGCTACAAGCAGCGCATGGAGAAGGGGCTTTCGTTCCTGGAATTCAACTATATGATTATGCAGAGCTACGATTTCTACCACATGTTCCAGACGGTGGGATGTAACATGCAGTGCGGCGGCGACGACCAGTGGTCCAACATGCTGGGCGGTACGGAGCTCATCCGGCGCAAGCTGGGCAAGGATGCCTACGCTATGACCATCACCCTGCTCCTCACCTCCGAGGGCAAGAAGATGGGAAAGACCCAGTCCGGCGCCGTGTGGCTGGACCCGGAAAAGACCACCCCCTATGATTTCTACCAATACTGGCGCAATGTGGGCGACGCCGACGTGCTCAAGTGTCTCCGCATGCTGACCTTCCTGCCTCTGGAGCAGATCGACGAGATGGATCACTGGCAGGGCGAGCAGCTCAACCGCGCCAAGGAAATTCTGGCCTTTGAGCTGACCAAGCTGGTCCACAGCGAGGCGGAGGCACAGAAAGCACAGGACGCGGCCCGTGCCCTGTTTGCCGACGGCGGGGACAAGGCGCACATGCCGACGACCACGCTGACCGCCGGAGACTTTACCGAAGGCGGGATCGGCGCGCTGGACCTGATGGTCAAGTGCGGCCTGGCAGCCTCCAAGGGCGAGGCCCGCCGCTTGGTCCAGCAGGGCGGTCTGACCGTCAATGGGGAAAAGGTCTCCGACCCCTCCGCCGTCTTTGCCGTGGAGCAGTTTAGTGGGGACGGCCTCATGCTGAAAAAGGGCAAAAAGGTATTCCACCGGGCGGTGGCGGAATAG
- a CDS encoding YcxB family protein, whose product MEIEVAFQLSRSEYVRALRFCLRKRHLVSWIQLLTIAVALALAVVMARVMERVSVLCTMLFVLAVMLAVYSLYQYLLKPGRIFDRDPMLHREVRFRFNGEDIARQDGEVAVLLDWRVSKVWRNRDFYFLFEGKESYILLPRWAFGSAEEEKQFERLVLVANPGVAWRNFG is encoded by the coding sequence ATGGAAATCGAGGTTGCCTTCCAGCTCTCCCGGAGCGAGTATGTCCGGGCGCTGCGGTTTTGTCTGCGCAAACGCCATCTGGTGAGCTGGATACAGCTTCTGACCATCGCCGTGGCGCTGGCTCTCGCGGTGGTGATGGCACGGGTGATGGAACGGGTGAGTGTCCTGTGCACAATGCTCTTCGTGCTGGCGGTGATGCTGGCGGTCTACAGCCTGTATCAATACCTACTCAAGCCCGGCCGCATCTTCGACCGAGACCCGATGCTGCACCGGGAGGTCCGGTTCCGCTTTAACGGGGAGGACATCGCCCGGCAGGACGGCGAGGTCGCCGTGCTGCTGGACTGGCGGGTATCGAAGGTCTGGCGGAACAGAGACTTTTATTTCCTCTTTGAGGGGAAGGAGAGCTATATCCTTCTGCCTAGATGGGCGTTTGGTTCCGCAGAGGAGGAAAAACAGTTTGAACGGCTGGTACTGGTGGCCAATCCCGGGGTGGCATGGAGGAATTTTGGTTGA